In Phalacrocorax aristotelis chromosome 25, bGulAri2.1, whole genome shotgun sequence, the following proteins share a genomic window:
- the LOC142048490 gene encoding uncharacterized protein LOC142048490 codes for MCSRQSSGGCHETSSQSSGCHSGGSCGHGGGSSGYQAQGSSCCGGSGSGSSGGGRADSDKIIIRIGSVGGGSCCSGGSSGYSMGGGYSGGSSGSKSIIGGGGSGGSSGCCSGGSSYGMGGGSSGGSSGSKSIIGGGGSGGSSGCCSGGSSYGMGGGSGGGSSGSKSIIGGGGSGGSSGCCSGGSSYGMGGGSGGGSSGSKSIIGGGGSGGSSGCCSGGSSYGMGGGSGGGSSGSKSMIGGGGSGGSSGCCSGGSSYGMGGGSGGGSSGSKSMIGGKIIIVGGGSGGSSGCCSGGSSGYGMGGGYSGGSSGSKSIIGGGGSGGSSGCCSGGSSYGMGGGSGGGSSGSKSIIGGGSGGSSGCCSGGSSYGMGGGSGGGSSGHKIIISSGGGSGGSCHSTQQKCPIIIPNIESHQTKQACHWPHSHQK; via the exons ATGTGCTCCAGACAATCCAGCGGAGGCTGCCATGAAACGTCTTCCCAGTCCAGCGGGTGCCACAGCGGGGGCTCCTGCGGCCACGGCGGCGGCTCCTCCGGCTACCAGGCACAGGGCTCCTCCTGCTGTGGAGGCTCAGGCTCGGGCAGCTCCGGCGGGGGCAGAGCGGACTCGGACAAGATCATTATCAGAATTGGCAGTGTAGGAGGTGGATCCTGCTGCAGTGGGGGCTCCTCGGGCTACAGCATGGGAGGAGGATACAGTGGTGGCTCTTCAGGATCAAAGAGCATCATTGGTGGTGGAGGGAGTGGGGGatcctctggctgctgcagtggaggATCCAGTTATGGCATGGGAGGAGGATCCAGTGGTGGGTCTTCAGGATCAAAGAGCATCATTGGTGGTGGAGGGAGTGGGGGatcctctggctgctgcagtggaggATCCAGTTATGGCATGGGAGGAGGATCTGGTGGTGGGTCTTCAGGATCAAAGAGCATCATTGGTGGTGGAG GTAGTGGGGGATCCTCTGGATGCTGCAGTGGAGGATCCAGTTATGGCATGGGAGGAGGATCTGGTGGTGGGTCTTCAGGATCAAAGAGCATCATTGGAGGTGGAGGTAGTGGGGGATCCTCTGGATGCTGCAGTGGGGGATCCAGTTATGGCATGGGAGGAGGATCTGGTGGTGGGTCTTCAGGGTCAAAGAGCATGATTGGAG GTGGAGGGAGTGGGGGatcctctggctgctgcagtggaggATCCAGTTATGGCATGGGAGGAGGATCTGGTGGTGGGTCTTCAGGATCAAAGAGCATGATTGGAG GCAAGATCATAATTGTTGGTGGAGGTAGTGGGGGATCCTCTGGATGCTGCAGTGGGGGCTCCTCGGGCTACGGCATGGGAGGAGGATACAGTGGTGGCTCTTCAGGATCAAAGAGCATCATTGGTGGTGGAGGGAGTGGGGGatcctctggctgctgcagtggaggATCCAGTTATGGCATGGGAGGAGGATCTGGTGGTGGGTCTTCAGGATCAAAGAGCATCATTGGAGGTG GGAGTGGGGGATCCTCTGGATGCTGCAGTGGGGGCTCCAGCTACGGCATGGGAGGAGGATCTGGTGGTGG TTCCTCAGGCCATAAGATCATCATCAGCTCTGGAGGGGGCAGTGGCGGCTCCTGCCATTCCACGCAGCAGAAATGCCCCATCATCATTCCAAATATCGAGTCACATCAGACCAAGCAGGCCTGCCACTGGCCCCACAGCCACCAGAAGTAA
- the LOC142048182 gene encoding uncharacterized protein LOC142048182, producing the protein MKQNSAGFIFFFLFQIYHRLRGRCGRRNRGYNSEISSHHTGCSSSSRDFLSLQGRGSFFCGGDGSVIYSRGAPSCPPMPTSPTYSIAGGYRGGGEGSVVITGGDSEGTSGWGTAGGSVSVYGTGRAIGCSSEDSGYSIAGSSGGGGGSGCHSGNLGMTVGGSSGYGYDASPRERVLTIGGGNGGSGYYSGGLGYGYGIGGYSDPEFSSGAGGFSQAMQQKCPVVVPNIEVQQSKQSSHWPPGQKK; encoded by the coding sequence atgaagcaaaacagtgcaggttttattttttttttcctcttccagattTACCACCGTCTCCGAGGGAGATGTGGCCGCCGGAACAGGGGCTACAACAGTGAGATCTCCTCACACCACACAggatgctccagcagcagcagggacttCTTGAGCCTCCAGGGACGAGGCTCCTTCTTCTGTGGTGGAGACGGCTCAGTCATCTACAGCCGGGGAGCTCCCTCCTGCCCGCCCATGCCAACATCACCCACCTACAGCATTGCAGGGGGGTACAGAGGTGGCGGTGAGGGATCTGTCGTAATAACCGGCGGTGACAGCGAGGGGACATCTGGCTGgggcactgcaggggggtcAGTCTCAGTCTACGGCACTGGGAGGGCAATAGGGTGCAGCAGTGAGGACTCAGGCTACAGCATCGCTGGCAGCTCAGGGGGTGGTGGAGGATCCGGCTGCCACAGTGGGAATTTGGGCATGACAGTGGGAGGAAGCTCTGGATATGGGTATGATGCGTCACCGAGAGAAAGGGTCTTAACAATAGGTGGGGGCAATGGTGGGTCAGGGTACTATAGTGGAGGATTGGGCTATGGCTATGGCATCGGGGGATACTCAGACCCAGAATTCAGCTCTGGCGCTGGTGGGTTCTCCCAGGCCATGCAGCAGAAATGCCCCGTGGTCGTTCCCAACATCGAGGTCCAACAGAGCAAGCAGAGCAGCCACTGGCCCCCCGGCCAGAAAAAGTGA
- the LOC142048365 gene encoding uncharacterized protein LOC142048365 has translation MGSHQQKGDGQWIPEKSGGCHGSGGGGGSCHGGGGGGSCHSSGEGGSIGYQMQGSSCHGGGGGGGSGGGAIYQTHISSSSFGGGGGSGQQGQGFISGGGGGGGGSGHQGQGPICIIGGGGGGSGGSGGSGHQSQGPICIGDGSMGGGGGGGSGHKSQGPICIGGGGGGGGGGGGSCHQGQGPICIGGGSGGGGGGSCHQGQGPICIGGGGGGGGGGGGHQGQGPICIGGGGGGGGGGGGHQGQGPICIGGGGGGGGGGGGGGHQGQGPICIGGGGGGGGGGGGGGHQGQGPICIGGGGGGGDSGHQGQGPICIIGGGGGGGGGGHQGQGPICIGGGGGGGGGGGGGHQGQGPICIGGGGGGGGGGGGGHQGQGPICIGGGGGGGGGGGGGHQGQGPICIGGGGGGGGGGGGGGHQGQGPICIGGGGGGGDSGHQGQGPICIIGGGGGGGGGGGGGHQGQGPICIGGGGGGGGSGGGGHQGQGPICIGGGGGSIGGGGGGGGGSCHQGQGPVCIGGGSIGGGGGGGGGSGHQGQGSICIIGGGGSGHQSQGSCSYGGAGSGGGSSSSGGFSIQQQTQPICWPPLTKHK, from the coding sequence ATGGGATCCCATCAGCAGAAGGGCGACGGCCAATGGATCCCTGAGAAGTCTGGTGGATGCCATGGCAGCGGTGGTGGAGGAGGTTCATGCCACGGGGGTGGTGGAGGAGGATCCTGCCACAGTAGTGGTGAAGGAGGATCTATAGGATACCAGATGCAAGGATCATCCTGCCacggaggaggaggcggcggtgGCAGCGGCGGAGGTGCTATTTATCAGACCCACATATCATCGTCCTCctttggaggaggaggtggttCAGGCCAACAGGGACAAGGATTCATCAGTggcggaggaggaggtggtggtgggtcAGGCCACCAGGGACAAGGTCCCATCTGCATTattggaggaggaggtggtggtagTGGAGGCAGTGGTGGTTCAGGCCACCAAAGTCAAGGCCCCATCTGCATTGGAGATGGTAgcatgggaggaggaggaggaggtggttcTGGACACAAAAGCCAAGGTCCCATCTGTattggtggtggtggaggagggggaggtgggggtggtggCTCCTGCCACCAGGGCCAAGGTCCCATCTGCATTGGAGGTGGTagtggtggaggaggaggtggctcCTGCCACCAGGGCCAAGGTCCTATCTGCATTGGcggtggtggtggaggaggaggtggtggtggtggccaCCAGGGCCAAGGTCCCATCTGcattggtggtggtggtggaggaggaggtggtggtggtggccaCCAGGGCCAAGGTCCCATCTGcattggtggtggtggtggtggtggtggaggaggtggtggtggtggccaCCAGGGCCAAGGTCCCATCTGcattggtggtggtggtggtggtggtggaggaggtggtggtggtggccaCCAGGGCCAAGGTCCTATCTGCATTGGcggtggtggtggaggaggtgATTCTGGCCACCAGGGTCAAGGTCCTATCTGCATTAttggaggtggtggaggaggtggtggtggtggccaCCAGGGCCAAGGTCCCATCTGcattggtggtggtggtggtggaggaggtggtggtggtggcggccACCAGGGCCAAGGTCCCATCTGcattggtggtggtggtggtggtggaggaggtggtggtggcggcCACCAGGGCCAAGGTCCCATCTGcattggtggtggtggtggcggtggaggaggtggtggtggtggccaCCAGGGCCAAGGTCCCATCTGcattggtggtggtggtggtggtggtggaggaggtggtggtggtggccaCCAGGGCCAAGGTCCCATCTGCATTGGcggtggtggtggaggaggtgATTCTGGCCACCAGGGTCAAGGTCCTATCTGCATTattggaggtggtggtggtggtggaggaggtggtggtggtggccaCCAGGGCCAAGGTCCCATCTGcattggtggtggtggtggtggaggaggtagtggtggtggtggccaCCAGGGCCAAGGTCCCATCTGcattggtggtggtggtggcagcataggaggaggtggaggaggtggtggtggttcCTGCCACCAGGGCCAAGGTCCCGTCTGCATTGGAGGTGGCAGCAtaggagggggagggggaggtggtggtggttcTGGCCACCAGGGTCAAGGTTCTATCTGCATCATTGGGGGAGGTGGCTCAGGCCACCAGAGCCAGGGATCATGCTCTTAtggaggagctggcagtggAGGTGGTTCCTCCAGTTCTGGAGGGTTTTCTATTCAACAGCAGACCCAGCCAATCTGCTGGCCACCACTGACCAAACACAAGTAG
- the LOC142048224 gene encoding uncharacterized protein LOC142048224, which translates to MCSRQSSGGCHETSSQSSGCHSGGSCGHGGGSSGYQAQGSSCCGGSGSGSSGGGRADSDKIIIRIGSVGGGSCCSGGSSGYGMGGGYSGGSSGSKSIIGGGGSGGSSGCCSGGSSYGMGGGSGGGSSGSKSIIGGGGSGGSSGCCSGGSSYGMGGGSGGGSSGSKSIIGGKIIIVGGGSGGSSGCCSGGSSYGMGGGSGGGSSGSKSMIGGGGSGGSSGCCSGGSSYGMGGGSGGGSSGSKSIIGGGSGGSSGCCSGGSSYGMGGGSGGGSSGSKSKIIIVGGGSGGSSGCCSGGSSGYSMGGGSGGGSSGSKSMIGGGGSGGSSGCCSGGSSYGMGGGSGGGSSGSKSIIGGGGSGGSSGCCSGGGGSSYGMGGGSGGGSSGHKIIISSGGGSGGSCHSTQQKCPIIIPNIESHQTKQACHWPHSHQK; encoded by the exons ATGTGCTCCAGACAATCCAGCGGAGGCTGCCATGAAACGTCTTCCCAGTCCAGCGGGTGCCACAGCGGGGGCTCCTGCGGCCACGGCGGCGGCTCCTCCGGCTACCAGGCACAGGGCTCCTCCTGCTGTGGAGGCTCAGGCTCGGGCAGCTCCGGCGGGGGCAGAGCGGACTCGGACAAGATCATTATCAGAATTGGCAGTGTAGGAGGTGGATCCTGCTGCAGTGGGGGCTCCTCGGGCTACGGCATGGGAGGAGGATACAGTGGTGGCTCTTCAGGATCAAAGAGCATCATTGGTGGTGGAGGGAGTGGGGGatcctctggctgctgcagtggaggATCAAGTTATGGCATGGGAGGAGGATCTGGTGGTGGGTCTTCAGGGTCAAAGAGCATCATTGGTG GTGGAGGGAGTGGGGGatcctctggctgctgcagtggaggATCCAGTTATGGCATGGGAGGAGGATCTGGTGGTGGGTCTTCAGGGTCAAAGAGCATCATTGGAG GCAAGATCATAATTGTTGGTGGAGGTAGTGGGGGatcctctggctgctgcagtggaggATCCAGTTATGGCATGGGAGGAGGATCTGGTGGTGGGTCTTCAGGATCAAAGAGCATGATTGGAGGTGGAGGGAGTGGGGGatcctctggctgctgcagtggaggATCAAGTTATGGCATGGGAGGAGGATCTGGTGGTGGGTCTTCAGGATCAAAGAGCATCATTGGAGGTG GTAGTGGGGGatcctctggctgctgcagtggaggATCCAGTTATGGCATGGGAGGAGGATCTGGTGGTGGGTCTTCAGGATCAAAGA GCAAGATCATAATTGTTGGTGGAGGTAGTGGGGGatcctctggctgctgcagtggggGCTCCTCGGGCTACAGCATGGGAGGAGGATCTGGTGGTGGGTCTTCAGGATCAAAGAGCATGATTGGAGGTGGAGGGAGTGGGGGatcctctggctgctgcagtggaggATCCAGTTATGGCATGGGAGGAGGATCTGGTGGTGGGTCTTCAGGATCAAAGAGCATCATTGGAGGTGGAGGGAGTGGGGGATCCTCTGGATGCTGCAGTGGGGG TGGAGGCTCCAGCTACGGCATGGGAGGAGGATCTGGTGGTGG TTCCTCAGGCCATAAGATCATCATCAGCTCTGGAGGGGGCAGTGGCGGCTCCTGCCATTCCACGCAGCAGAAATGCCCCATCATCATTCCAAATATCGAGTCACATCAGACCAAGCAGGCCTGCCACTGGCCCCACAGCCACCAGAAGTAA